The Yamadazyma tenuis chromosome 2, complete sequence sequence TTCACTACCGTTGTCAAcaaattggtcaacttcAGTTCACTCTGCAAGTCTCTCAACCCAGGAGTGTTGGGAGAAGAAACGTTCACCACAAGAACATCCGCATAAGGTCCTAACCTTTGCACACCTTTCACATAATCTTCtacttcatcaccaaacttgtTTTTACCCAAGTTAATTCCCAATAATTTGCCATCCCTCAAGGCAAAATTAGTAGAGTTATCGTCCAGGCAAGCAGCCAACCGGAGTTTCAAGTTAGCCAACACGTTGAAATGGCCTGAAGAATTGAACCCATATCTGTTTATAACAGCATCATCTTTGGGCAACCTAAAGAACCGTGGAGTGGGGTTCCCTGGTTGAGGTTCTGGTGTGATGGATCCGATTTCAACGTACGAAAAGCCTGAATCAAATAACGATTCTATCGCTTCTCCGTCCTTATCCAAACCAGCTGCCAACCCGATAGGcgagttcaacttcttgccAAAAACTGAAACCTTCAATTCGTCGGGTGTATAAGTAGCGTCGTCCAACAATTTGGGTGTCAAGCCATACTTCATCAATGTAATTCCAAGTTTATGACCTTGTTCAGCATCAGTTGCAAGCCTAATTATAGGACAGTATATATATTCGTGTATGCCAGCTCTAGCATCACGGGAAGTGGCAAGCGCATAAGCACAGGCACCCAACCCCACCCACATAACTCCCCGAGGTAATACACTTGCTGCCAATGGTCTCTTTGCACTTTTAAAAAACGACATCCAATTCGCACTGGTGGGTCTGGTGATAGATTTCGAACTTGAATCTGGAGACGCTCAGTTCCGCGAAAAAAAATCTCTAATCGCATCTCATCACACTCATCTCACACTATGGCTGTAAATAATATGGGCTCGTACGAGCGCAGTGACACATCCAAGTACGAACGGGGTGACCCCAAGCACAACCGTAAGAAGCTTTATAGTCGggacaagaagttgaatgcgggaatcaagaagatcGATAAGCAGTACCAAGAAGCATTGCGGTCTGCTGCTGGAACTGAATTATTACTCCAGGAAGAAGCCGGGTTCCTCGAGGCTGACGGTCCAATGGAGAAGactttcaagttcaagcaGGACGATATCAAGGACGTCGTCGACCAAGgaactttgaacaagacGTTTAAGTTAAGTTTAGCCCAATACGGGCCTTACCAAATGGATTTCACCAGAAACGGTAAAGAATTGTTGATTGGAGGCCGTAAAGGCCATGTAGCGCTGATCGAGTGGCGGACAGGACAGTTGGCATGTGAGCTCCATTTGAACGAGACTGTTCATGCCGTGAAGTACTTGCACAATGATCAGTACTTTGCAGTAGCCCAAAAGAAGTACACCTTCATCTACGATAAAACTGGGTTGGAATTGCACCGGTTGAAGCAGCACATCGAGGCCACGCAGTTGGAGTTCTTGCCATACCACTTTTTGTTGGCGACGGCAGGAAACACTGGGTTTTTGAAGTATCATGACGTCTCTACCGGCCAGTTGGTGAGCGAAATAAGAACTAAATTGGGACCCACTCAGGCCATGAAACAAAACTCGTGGAACGGAGTGATGCATTTGGGCCATGCCAACGGGACCGTCACGTTGTGGTCTCCATCGATGCCCACGCCGTTGGTCAAAATGCTTTGTGCCAGAGGGCCCATCCGCGACCTCGCAATCGACAGAGAAGGCAAGTATATGGTGGTGGGTGGAATGGACAAGACTCTTAAGGTGTGGGATCTTCGGaagttcaaagaaatcgacGAGTATTTCACTCCCACCCCCGTTCAATCGTTGGACGTATCTGATACTGGGTTGGTATCAACTGGATGGAATACGCACGTAACGGTGTGGAAAGATatgttcaagtccaagcAGAATTCGCCATACATGAACCATTTACTTCCTGGCGACAAGGttgagaagttgaagtttgtgCCGTTTGAAGACTTTTTATGTGCTGGCTCCGGCAAGGCCGTGCAGAATATCATTGTTCCTGGTGCTGGTGAGGCCAATTATGATGCGTTGGAATTGAATCCATTTGAAACCGCTAAGCAGAGACAGCAGCAGGAAGTCATCTCcttgatgaacaagttgCACCCTGACACCATCACACTTGACCCTAATGTGTTGGGAACTGTGGATAAACGTGCCAACAGCATAAGATTAAAACCGGGAGAAATCAGCGAGGTTGCAACTTCTCCCGATGCAAAACTCCAAATCCGTCCAGACGTAAAGGGAAAGAATTCTGCCTTGAGAAGACACTTGAGAAAGAAGACCCAAAATGTCATTGACCAGAGAAAGTTGAGAATCGAAAGAAACTTGCAGTTGGAGAAAGAGTCCCGTAAGAGACAACATAACGACAGAATTGGAGTTGAGAACGACAGTGATGTGTTGAACCCGGTATTGTCGAGGTTTGAGCAGAAACGCTGAATAATTCATAGATATTATAAACATGTACATTAGATCTATACACCAAGTAAGGCCATTTCACGTAGACGGAGGAGCTGCCAATGAGTAGTTGGAGTAGTCGACGGTGATCAAGTCTCCCAAACTGCTGCTGGTATTgttgaggttgttgaacaaggcTGACTTCTCGTTGATgaactccaacaccttgtcaaacttgttgacagAGATGTGGTTATAGGTGCTGAgtttttccttcaagtccaagtcgttgatcaccttgatcaagttgaacaagctCTCCTGAACCTCTGATTCATCCTCACTCTCGTcgatcaagttgttcaacactATCAACCAAGTATTGGACATTTGTTCATAGcatttcaacttgatataTTTATACTCATTGTTCCGAAAGGAGGGCAATTTCATGATTATGTTGGTGGCATAGTCAATAAACTGTAAGGACTGAATGAGATTGGTTTCCACCGGTGGTAGATAATTGAGAATATAGTCACTGAGACAGTTCAAAAACTCGTTGAGGTATGGCTTGACTCTCAAATAACTGTAGtcattttccaagtccCCCTTGTATGGAAGGTTGTGATGTATATCTTCCACCCGAGTGTTTAAAATGGTCATAGCATCCTCCACCTCGACTTTCGGTTGAAGGTCATAAATCGTGTGGCAGATCTCTGGGTGAATCCGTACCAAGTccgtcaacaacaagtttaTGGACAGTCTGTTTAAAGTTTCAATCAATCGGTTTATAGGAAGCCTTTCTCCCTTAATAATAGGGAATTTGGTTCTCTTGGTAATAGTATTGGTATTAACTTTGGgtttttcatcatcatatcttctctttttgaCACCTGTCTTGTGCAAATGCTTACTGTTAACAGCCGGCTTGTTAACGTTCAGCTTGACACCCCACTGGAATCCCACTGACTTGGACATGGGTGTATGCAATATTAACTGAAAATTGGGCGAATGCTACTTGTCCACAAACGCAAATGACCAgcagaaaacaaaaacgATTGAAAACTTACACTAGTTGTTGGGCTCGGAAATTTCCAGAAAATATTTACCTTGTATATGCTAAAAGAACCGCTTAATTCGCCCTGGCAAACTATGTGGTTCAATCTATATGAGAAATCCCTTGTTAGTCAGAAACTGTCTTGCCATCGAGAGTTAAAATGCGAGAGGACCTCAAGAAAAAAATGGAGTGCGCTTACCGGTTTGGTCCATGTCATCCAATGATTGCAAAAAATGTTCATTATATATGCCATTATCTATATACAACTAGGGTtatttcttgttgttgttgttgctcTTTCCCTTCAGCTTGGCAGAGCCCTCGAACCCAGCCCTCTTTTTCTTGGCGTTTCCGGCGTTCTTACCACCGGTTTTGTTCGCTATTCCcgtgaacttcttcaagcgTACCTGCTGTTTACTCTTCTTTCCTCTATTTTCTCTTCTTAACCGCAAGTTCTCATCcctcttcttgatcttggcAGCAATCGTGTCTTTCACAAATCGCTTTCTCTCCTGCCATTCGATTTCactcttcaacttctgcTTTTCTTTGCGCTTCAAtgctttcttcaacaacttctcatcatctttgacTTTCACACCTTCGGCTTGGCTCATCACCCGCTGCCacttttctttctcaaGCTCTTTGGCTTGTTGTTCGGGAGTCAAGGAAGCGAGTTTCAGTTTCTTACGCTCTAATTTTTGTAGATGTGCTTTAATGTCGTTATTGGAAGGGCCTTTtcccttcttcttgtcaGCTGTCGCTCGGATCTTATTCAAGTCCGACGTCACACGCGTGCCGTCGTTAAAGGTGATATTCCCAAACACAACTTGATTGTCTTCAGGTTCATATTCCGACTCGTTTTCTGATTCAGACGACTCTTCAACCTCTTCATGCTTTCTCTTTAACAGCTTCTTGAGCTCggccttcttcttccgCTCTTCCAAGATTTGTTCCCGGGACTTCAATTGTCCCCCAGTTTTGGTGCCAGGAGCCTTACGTCTTTCTCTCAAGTTGACGATTTTACTGGCCAACTTCtctctcaacttctttaaATTCTCCTGCTTTTGTttcttttcctcttctgtgagctgcttcttcttcttctgatcGGCCTGGTTCTTGGCGGTAGTGGCAATGGCCTCTTGGGCCAACTCATCGACTTCATTTCCCTGAtcatcaaacacaataTGTATACTGTCTTCGACATCTGGAACCGAGTTGAAGTCTGCCATTTCGCTCTGCCCGTCACTGTCACTAGCGGTGCCAGCTATTTCGACGTCCATATCGGGAATTTCCACGTCGCTGtcatcttgttcttgttgttgcaCAGGTGGTACAAATGGCTTTGGAAGCCTCACCGGCTGGGCACTCTTGGCCTTGACATCCATGACTTCTTTGGCGGTCATATTCTCCTCGAAGTCGGTGGAACTGGGGTCCAACTTGCTTCTTTTATTCTGTTTGAGCTCCTGtttggatttcttcttttgctGCCATTGATCTTGCGTGGACTCATCATAGTAGTATTTGGCGGGAATTAGTGACAACAACCCATCGAAGGCAGTGGAATGTGTTTTCAACCGCTCCTAGAGTTGGTTAGTTTGGGTTCGGACGTGAGAGCCGGCGTGGGCGTGGGTTTATACATACTTCTAACGAGTTATTCATGGTTAAAGATTTAATTTTTTCAATCGCATCGCATCTTCACAGCGATGGAACAGAACAATGGAATAGACAAATAGGTTTATACTTTCGTTTTGTGGGGTGAAAAAAGGAGGGCATCATCTAGATCCCTGTCATACGAGGTCTAAACGCCTTGTGTCCATCCAACACCTCCCACACACCCATTGCCATCACCGACGTCTCCTACGCGTAATTTCCCTCCCGCGCCCAGTGCTTTCGTGCCCAGATTTACCTAGCCGAACCCGCACTCTTTGTCGTTCGCTCGACTCCTTTAAATTCCAAATAACCCTCCTTTATCTCACCTTTATATCGTGATGGATCCGGTTTGCAAGTACCTTGTCCTTTCGTTACCCCAGTCAACAGACTCCAAGGAATGGTTGGAACGGTCCTTGCTCGATGGCAAATGTCAGGCAATCGACTTCAAGGTGCCAGACTTTCAAATTGGTACCTTGGACTCGTTGGTTCAAGAGAGTGAAGAATTGGCAAAATTCGACACCCAGTTAGGCACCTCGGTGGCAAAGATCGTGGATATCTTGGCCGGCGTGTTGGAGTCCCAAGCGTCCATCCGAACCGTCAACTCCAAGAGCGTGTTGAGCTATATCGAGGCTTTCTCATGGAACACCTCCAAGTACCGATTGGACAAGTCGATAAAAGAATTGGTCcaattgatttcttccGAGGCCCTCACTTTGGACAACGATGTTAGAACATCGTACCAGACGTACCAGAACGCCAAGTCCAATTTTTTGGCGGCGGACAGAAAGAAAAATGGGGATTTGTCGATTAAGTCTTTGCACGATATTGTCAAGCCCGAAGACTTTGTTATTGGATCGGAAAACTTGACCACTATTTTGGTGGCCGTGcccaagaacttggatgatgacttcaagaaatcataCGAGACGTTGACTCAGTTTGTGATACCTAGAAgtgccaagttgatcaccTTCGACCTGGAATACAAATTGTATTCCGTcagcttgttcaagaaatacGAGCAAGAATTCATAAATGGTGCCAGAGAGAAAAAGTGGCAGCCTCGAACTGACTTCACCTACGACGAGgaagtgttgaacaacatgaGAAAGGAGTTTGACTTGACTAGAGCCAATGAACAGAAGTCCAagaatgatttgatcagGTTGGCCAAAACGGCATATTCCGACATCATTTCTGCGTGGTTCCACATAAAAGCCATTAGGTGCTACGTGGAGTCTGTGTTGAGATACGGATTGCCACCGCAATTCGACTTGTCATTTATCAAGTTCACTCCTAACAACTTTGGTTCTATTGATAAGGCTAAAAAAGAGTTGGTGGCCAAATTTGGTTATTTGGGAGGTGATGCCATCTCTAACAAATCTAGTTTGCACGAATACGCTTCATTGGTTGATCCAGATTACGAGCCGTTTGTGGTTTATCAGGTGGAAATTGTGTAAGTTACCCAGCCTTGCTTTAATTCATATTTGTTTCACAC is a genomic window containing:
- a CDS encoding uncharacterized protein (COG:S; EggNog:ENOG503NWMA), whose amino-acid sequence is MNNSLEERLKTHSTAFDGLLSLIPAKYYYDESTQDQWQQKKKSKQELKQNKRSKLDPSSTDFEENMTAKEVMDVKAKSAQPVRLPKPFVPPVQQQEQDDSDVEIPDMDVEIAGTASDSDGQSEMADFNSVPDVEDSIHIVFDDQGNEVDELAQEAIATTAKNQADQKKKKQLTEEEKKQKQENLKKLREKLASKIVNLRERRKAPGTKTGGQLKSREQILEERKKKAELKKSLKRKHEEVEESSESENESEYEPEDNQVVFGNITFNDGTRVTSDLNKIRATADKKKGKGPSNNDIKAHLQKLERKKSKLASLTPEQQAKELEKEKWQRVMSQAEGVKVKDDEKLLKKALKRKEKQKLKSEIEWQERKRFVKDTIAAKIKKRDENLRLRRENRGKKSKQQVRLKKFTGIANKTGGKNAGNAKKKRAGFEGSAKSKGKSNNNNKK
- the VMA5 gene encoding Vacuolar ATP synthase subunit C (COG:C; EggNog:ENOG503NVXU; BUSCO:EOG092631MU), with amino-acid sequence MDPVCKYLVLSLPQSTDSKEWLERSLLDGKCQAIDFKVPDFQIGTLDSLVQESEELAKFDTQLGTSVAKIVDILAGVLESQASIRTVNSKSVLSYIEAFSWNTSKYRLDKSIKELVQLISSEALTLDNDVRTSYQTYQNAKSNFLAADRKKNGDLSIKSLHDIVKPEDFVIGSENLTTILVAVPKNLDDDFKKSYETLTQFVIPRSAKLITFDSEYKLYSVSLFKKYEQEFINGAREKKWQPRTDFTYDEEVLNNMRKEFDLTRANEQKSKNDLIRLAKTAYSDIISAWFHIKAIRCYVESVLRYGLPPQFDLSFIKFTPNNFGSIDKAKKELVAKFGYLGGDAISNKSSLHEYASLVDPDYEPFVVYQVEIV
- the utp7 gene encoding putative U3 small nucleolar RNA-associated protein 7 (COG:A; BUSCO:EOG09261UMG; EggNog:ENOG503NU5B), which translates into the protein MAVNNMGSYERSDTSKYERGDPKHNRKKLYSRDKKLNAGIKKIDKQYQEALRSAAGTELLLQEEAGFLEADGPMEKTFKFKQDDIKDVVDQGTLNKTFKLSLAQYGPYQMDFTRNGKELLIGGRKGHVASIEWRTGQLACELHLNETVHAVKYLHNDQYFAVAQKKYTFIYDKTGLELHRLKQHIEATQLEFLPYHFLLATAGNTGFLKYHDVSTGQLVSEIRTKLGPTQAMKQNSWNGVMHLGHANGTVTLWSPSMPTPLVKMLCARGPIRDLAIDREGKYMVVGGMDKTLKVWDLRKFKEIDEYFTPTPVQSLDVSDTGLVSTGWNTHVTVWKDMFKSKQNSPYMNHLLPGDKVEKLKFVPFEDFLCAGSGKAVQNIIVPGAGEANYDALELNPFETAKQRQQQEVISLMNKLHPDTITLDPNVLGTVDKRANSIRLKPGEISEVATSPDAKLQIRPDVKGKNSALRRHLRKKTQNVIDQRKLRIERNLQLEKESRKRQHNDRIGVENDSDVLNPVLSRFEQKR
- the STS1 gene encoding Tethering factor for nuclear proteasome sts1 (COG:U; EggNog:ENOG503NW4S) yields the protein MSKSVGFQWGVKSNVNKPAVNSKHLHKTGVKKRRYDDEKPKVNTNTITKRTKFPIIKGERLPINRLIETLNRSSINLLLTDLVRIHPEICHTIYDLQPKVEVEDAMTILNTRVEDIHHNLPYKGDLENDYSYLRVKPYLNEFLNCLSDYILNYLPPVETNLIQSLQFIDYATNIIMKLPSFRNNEYKYIKLKCYEQMSNTWLIVLNNLIDESEDESEVQESLFNLIKVINDLDLKEKLSTYNHISVNKFDKVLEFINEKSALFNNLNNTSSSLGDLITVDYSNYSLAAPPST
- the URA9 gene encoding Dihydroorotate dehydrogenase (quinone), mitochondrial (COG:C; EggNog:ENOG503NXFM; BUSCO:EOG092624RX), whose product is MKYGLTPKLLDDATYTPDELKVSVFGKKLNSPIGLAAGLDKDGEAIESLFDSGFSYVEIGSITPEPQPGNPTPRFFRLPKDDAVINRYGFNSSGHFNVLANLKLRLAACSDDNSTNFALRDGKLLGINLGKNKFGDEVEDYVKGVQRLGPYADVLVVNVSSPNTPGLRDLQSESKLTNLLTTVVKERDLVKNPYGKPPVLVKIAPDLTEPEIESIASSAKQSGIDGVIVSNTTIQRPANLRSSPDLISQTGGLSGAPVKPFALQALRTLRKHTKDSNLVLIGCGGISSGKDALEFGKAGATFVQFYTAFAYKGPGLPGKIRDELLAELSKEGKTWEQIIGTE